One region of Pyramidobacter sp. YE332 genomic DNA includes:
- a CDS encoding AI-2E family transporter yields MRKLKDLKILTGCVAVLTVIAVGVVLQAAQNVFLPLVIAWIISYIMAPGVRFMTRLKVPVEITTFLLLALLLYITSQAGSFLSQLFVGSTDKFMNYYEQLVAIWNQFSAKYNITATYLRGVDWGGALRSYIIALSGSIVTILSKTVMVIVFLMFILFGSPYVEYKMRKAFPQKSGQVMNILDSISTQIGRFLSVMTLISGATGILIWLGLSWIGVDFAPTWGVLAFFLNFIPTVGSIVASVPPILISIVQFYPAAAGAVFGIPPQVFMTIGVILSVQVTIGNIITPKVMGDSMNLSPVMILVSLLLWGWLWGVAGALLSMPIAGIIKIICDNVDQLKMVGVLMSSGQSFEKEFKTE; encoded by the coding sequence GTGCGAAAGTTGAAAGACCTGAAGATTTTAACAGGCTGTGTCGCCGTGCTGACGGTGATCGCCGTGGGAGTCGTCCTGCAGGCGGCGCAGAACGTCTTTTTGCCTCTGGTGATCGCCTGGATCATTTCATATATCATGGCGCCGGGAGTGCGTTTCATGACGCGTCTGAAAGTGCCGGTCGAAATCACCACGTTCCTGCTGCTGGCGCTGCTGCTGTACATCACGTCGCAGGCGGGCAGCTTCCTGAGCCAGCTGTTCGTCGGTTCGACCGACAAGTTCATGAACTATTACGAACAGCTCGTCGCCATCTGGAACCAGTTCTCGGCCAAATACAACATCACCGCCACCTACCTGCGGGGCGTGGACTGGGGCGGGGCGCTGCGTTCCTATATCATCGCGCTGTCGGGGTCGATCGTCACGATCCTGTCCAAAACGGTGATGGTGATCGTCTTTCTGATGTTCATCCTCTTCGGCAGTCCCTACGTGGAGTATAAAATGCGCAAGGCGTTTCCGCAGAAGAGCGGACAGGTCATGAACATCCTCGATTCGATCTCGACGCAGATCGGTCGTTTCCTTTCGGTGATGACGCTGATCAGCGGCGCGACGGGGATCCTGATCTGGCTGGGGCTGAGCTGGATCGGCGTCGATTTCGCGCCGACGTGGGGCGTGCTGGCGTTCTTCCTGAACTTCATTCCCACGGTCGGTTCGATCGTCGCTTCGGTGCCGCCGATCCTGATTTCGATCGTACAGTTTTATCCTGCGGCGGCCGGCGCTGTGTTCGGCATCCCGCCGCAGGTCTTCATGACGATCGGCGTGATTCTGTCGGTACAGGTGACGATCGGCAACATCATCACGCCCAAGGTGATGGGCGACAGCATGAATCTCAGTCCGGTCATGATCCTGGTTTCGCTGCTGCTCTGGGGCTGGCTCTGGGGCGTGGCGGGGGCGCTGCTTTCCATGCCGATCGCCGGTATCATCAAGATCATCTGCGACAACGTCGACCAGTTGAAGATGGTCGGCGTGCTGATGAGTTCCGGGCAGTCGTTCGAGAAGGAATTCAAGACCGAATAG
- the rpmE gene encoding 50S ribosomal protein L31 produces MKKDIHPNYVECQVTCACGNHFVTRATVPEIKVGVCSACHPFFTGKKSRVVSEAGRLEKFNRKYAGMNYGQREESSD; encoded by the coding sequence ATGAAAAAGGACATCCATCCCAATTACGTTGAATGCCAGGTGACCTGCGCCTGCGGCAACCATTTCGTGACCCGCGCCACGGTCCCGGAGATCAAGGTCGGCGTGTGTTCGGCCTGTCATCCCTTCTTCACGGGCAAGAAGAGCCGCGTCGTTTCCGAAGCCGGCCGCCTCGAGAAGTTCAACAGAAAGTACGCCGGCATGAACTACGGCCAGAGAGAAGAGAGTTCGGACTAA
- a CDS encoding glycine/sarcosine/betaine reductase component B subunit yields MKLELHKVKIDKIAFGDEFSVKGGVLTINKKAIIDHLMDDDRLASVDVELAHPGEKTRIMPVKDVVEPRCKIEGTNEVFPGMIGDVDTVGEGSTLVLDGAAVVTTGRLIAPQEGIVDMSGPGAEFTPFSKTKNIVLVLNPVEGLENHNRETSCRMAGLKAAVFIAQQIKKAGFKADKVETFEAPCYKDALAAYPGLPKVAYIYMLQTQGLLHDTYVYGVDAKKIIPSVINATEVMDGAICSGNCVSACDKNSTYVHLNNPIIKSLYEHHGKDLNFIGVVITNENVTLADKKRSSSYAVKLAQTLGADAAVISEEGFGNPDADLVMNCWKCERKGIKTVLVTDEYANRDGASQSLADTCPEGDACVTAGNANATITLPPMDRIIGDTQFADVMAGGFFGSLKKDGSIFAEIQIITGATSEVGFTKNGAYTI; encoded by the coding sequence TTGAAGCTTGAACTCCATAAGGTAAAGATTGACAAGATCGCGTTTGGGGACGAATTCTCCGTCAAAGGCGGAGTGCTCACCATCAACAAGAAGGCCATCATCGACCATCTGATGGATGACGATCGTCTCGCCAGTGTCGATGTGGAACTGGCCCATCCGGGCGAAAAGACCCGCATCATGCCCGTGAAGGACGTTGTCGAGCCCCGCTGCAAGATCGAGGGCACCAATGAGGTGTTCCCCGGCATGATCGGCGACGTCGACACCGTCGGCGAAGGTTCCACTCTGGTCCTCGACGGCGCCGCCGTGGTCACCACCGGCCGCCTCATCGCCCCGCAGGAGGGCATCGTCGACATGTCCGGCCCCGGCGCCGAATTCACGCCGTTCTCCAAGACCAAGAACATCGTTCTGGTCCTGAACCCCGTCGAGGGGCTCGAGAACCACAACCGCGAGACGAGCTGCCGCATGGCCGGCCTGAAGGCCGCCGTCTTCATCGCCCAGCAGATCAAGAAGGCCGGATTCAAGGCCGACAAGGTCGAGACGTTCGAGGCTCCCTGCTACAAGGATGCCCTGGCCGCCTATCCCGGACTGCCCAAGGTCGCCTACATCTACATGCTGCAGACCCAGGGACTGCTTCACGACACCTACGTCTACGGCGTCGACGCCAAGAAGATCATCCCCTCGGTGATCAACGCCACCGAAGTCATGGACGGCGCCATCTGCTCCGGCAACTGCGTGTCCGCCTGCGACAAGAACAGCACTTACGTGCATCTGAACAACCCCATCATCAAGAGCCTTTACGAGCACCACGGCAAGGATCTGAACTTCATTGGCGTCGTCATCACCAACGAGAACGTGACGCTGGCCGACAAGAAGCGCAGCAGCTCCTACGCCGTCAAGCTGGCCCAGACTCTTGGCGCCGACGCGGCCGTCATTTCCGAGGAAGGCTTCGGCAACCCCGACGCCGATCTGGTCATGAACTGCTGGAAGTGCGAGCGCAAGGGCATCAAGACGGTCCTCGTCACCGACGAGTACGCCAACCGCGACGGCGCCTCCCAGTCTCTGGCCGACACCTGCCCCGAAGGCGACGCCTGCGTCACCGCCGGCAACGCCAACGCCACCATCACCCTGCCTCCGATGGACAGAATCATCGGCGACACCCAGTTCGCCGACGTCATGGCCGGCGGTTTCTTCGGCTCGCTGAAGAAGGACGGCAGCATCTTCGCCGAGATCCAGATCATCACCGGCGCCACCAGCGAAGTCGGCTTCACCAAAAACGGCGCTTACACGATCTAG
- a CDS encoding HutP family protein has protein sequence MKWSGIFTGKRTPDEKAPMDFSAETAVVGEKTAVPADGEVGCRAAETEAEGRGGAAENKTVSAAPELPLCDVTVRMRINGTGDVAKAALYLALSDGIGEERRIKEALSACGWRGVATEVGGISGELAAKASRALVGAALNSGVVRKDGAEMHALMHAAQEAFKSFIPCGLLETSVGAKIAIVRNAQWLAVAVAGDAAFHAIAHHERVSVGVMHI, from the coding sequence ATGAAATGGAGCGGGATTTTCACGGGGAAGAGGACACCGGATGAAAAAGCCCCCATGGATTTTTCCGCGGAGACCGCGGTGGTCGGCGAGAAAACGGCGGTTCCCGCCGACGGCGAAGTCGGCTGCCGGGCTGCCGAGACCGAAGCGGAAGGCCGCGGCGGCGCGGCGGAGAATAAAACGGTCTCTGCCGCGCCGGAGCTCCCTCTTTGCGACGTGACGGTGCGCATGCGCATCAACGGTACGGGCGACGTCGCCAAAGCGGCGCTTTATCTGGCGCTTTCGGACGGGATCGGCGAAGAGCGCCGCATCAAGGAAGCGCTGAGCGCCTGCGGGTGGCGCGGCGTGGCCACCGAAGTGGGCGGCATTTCCGGCGAGCTTGCCGCGAAGGCCAGCCGTGCTCTGGTCGGCGCGGCGCTGAACAGCGGCGTCGTGCGCAAGGACGGCGCGGAAATGCACGCGCTCATGCACGCGGCGCAGGAAGCCTTCAAATCTTTCATTCCCTGCGGCCTGCTCGAAACGAGCGTCGGCGCCAAGATCGCCATCGTGCGCAATGCTCAATGGCTGGCCGTGGCCGTCGCCGGCGATGCGGCCTTTCATGCCATCGCCCACCACGAGCGCGTCAGCGTCGGCGTCATGCACATTTGA
- the grdB gene encoding glycine reductase complex selenoprotein B, giving the protein MTYKVVHYINQFFAGIGGEEKADIAPEVREGVVGPGMALNNFLKKDGAEIVATIICGDSYFAENMDAASDFVVEAMKKYNADGFVAGPAFNAGRYGTACGAVCKAVGEKLGIPTVSAMYVENPGVDLYKKYTYIVSAADSARGMGKAVPVMASIILRQMKGEKLGTPKEEGYIERGVRVNKFYDEVGAERAVKMLISKLKGEKFETEYAMPVFDRVEPRPALNDVSKATIALVTSGGIVPFGNPDHIAASSAQNYGEYNIAGVEDLKQGEYQTAHGGYDQTYANEDPDRVLPVDVMRKLEKEHKIGKLYDFFYTTVGNGTGVANAKRFGTEIGKKLHGKVDAVILTSTUGTCTRCGATMVKAIEENADVPVVHMLTIVPISLSVGANRLIPTVAIPHPLGNPALKPEEEFALRYRLVTRALKALQTPVTEQTVFTED; this is encoded by the coding sequence ATGACTTATAAAGTAGTTCATTATATCAACCAGTTCTTCGCCGGCATCGGCGGAGAAGAAAAGGCCGACATCGCGCCTGAAGTGCGCGAAGGCGTCGTCGGCCCCGGTATGGCGCTGAACAATTTCCTCAAGAAGGACGGCGCCGAAATCGTCGCCACCATCATCTGCGGCGACTCCTACTTCGCCGAGAACATGGACGCCGCTTCCGACTTCGTGGTCGAGGCCATGAAGAAGTACAACGCCGACGGCTTCGTCGCCGGTCCCGCTTTCAACGCCGGCCGCTACGGCACCGCCTGCGGCGCCGTCTGCAAGGCCGTGGGCGAGAAGCTGGGCATTCCCACCGTTTCCGCCATGTACGTCGAGAACCCCGGCGTCGACCTGTACAAGAAGTACACCTACATCGTCAGCGCCGCCGACAGCGCCCGCGGCATGGGCAAGGCCGTGCCCGTCATGGCCAGCATCATCCTGCGCCAGATGAAGGGCGAAAAGCTCGGCACGCCCAAGGAAGAGGGCTATATCGAGCGCGGCGTGCGCGTCAACAAGTTCTACGACGAAGTCGGCGCCGAGCGCGCCGTGAAGATGCTGATCAGCAAACTCAAGGGCGAGAAGTTCGAGACCGAGTACGCCATGCCCGTGTTCGACCGCGTCGAGCCCCGGCCGGCCCTCAATGACGTCAGCAAGGCCACGATCGCGCTCGTCACTTCCGGCGGCATCGTGCCCTTTGGCAATCCCGACCACATCGCCGCTTCCAGCGCCCAGAACTACGGCGAGTACAACATCGCCGGCGTCGAGGACCTGAAGCAGGGCGAGTATCAGACCGCTCACGGCGGTTACGATCAGACCTACGCCAACGAGGATCCCGACCGCGTGCTGCCCGTCGACGTGATGCGCAAGCTGGAGAAGGAACACAAGATCGGCAAGCTCTACGATTTCTTCTACACCACCGTCGGCAACGGCACCGGCGTCGCCAACGCCAAGCGTTTCGGCACGGAAATCGGCAAGAAGCTGCACGGCAAGGTCGACGCGGTCATCCTCACCTCCACCTGAGGCACCTGCACTCGTTGCGGTGCAACGATGGTCAAAGCTATTGAGGAAAACGCCGACGTCCCCGTGGTCCATATGCTGACGATCGTCCCGATCTCCCTGAGCGTCGGCGCCAACCGTCTGATCCCCACGGTCGCCATTCCTCACCCCCTCGGCAACCCCGCGCTGAAGCCCGAGGAGGAGTTCGCGCTCCGTTACCGCCTGGTCACCCGCGCCCTCAAGGCTCTGCAGACCCCGGTGACCGAGCAGACCGTTTTCACGGAAGATTAA
- the thyX gene encoding FAD-dependent thymidylate synthase: protein MEIKIINKTPDFLRTIWTAGRTCHSTMAPQELFELDESEGKMLKLVNFLLKARHLSTLEHCSVTYAVAGVSRTLLAQYSRHRIGVSLSVQSQRYVSEGTEKRGQTFEYVTPPTIAADPARLSAYQAAMAAAQKGYDELVAAGAPMEDARFALPGGICTNFVTTLNLRSLLDIYEKRVLVSGAQWEVREMVRRMAELLVEKEPWLAGVFEGVSPK, encoded by the coding sequence ATGGAGATCAAAATTATCAACAAGACGCCCGATTTCCTGCGCACGATCTGGACGGCCGGACGCACCTGCCACAGCACCATGGCGCCGCAGGAGCTTTTCGAACTCGACGAGAGCGAGGGCAAAATGCTCAAGCTGGTGAACTTTCTGCTGAAAGCCCGCCATCTCAGCACGCTGGAGCACTGCTCCGTGACCTACGCCGTGGCGGGCGTGTCGCGCACGCTGCTGGCGCAGTACAGCCGCCACCGCATCGGCGTTTCCCTGTCGGTGCAGAGTCAGCGTTACGTCTCCGAAGGCACGGAGAAGCGCGGGCAGACGTTCGAGTACGTCACGCCGCCCACGATCGCCGCCGATCCGGCGAGACTGTCCGCTTACCAGGCCGCCATGGCCGCCGCTCAGAAGGGCTACGACGAACTGGTCGCCGCCGGCGCGCCCATGGAAGACGCGCGCTTCGCGCTGCCCGGCGGCATCTGCACGAACTTCGTCACCACGCTGAACCTGCGTTCGCTGCTCGACATCTACGAAAAGCGCGTGCTCGTCTCCGGCGCGCAGTGGGAAGTGCGCGAGATGGTGCGCCGCATGGCCGAACTGCTGGTGGAGAAGGAACCGTGGCTGGCCGGCGTTTTCGAAGGAGTCTCGCCAAAGTGA